In a single window of the Micromonospora inositola genome:
- a CDS encoding mycoredoxin translates to MLTMYSTSWCGYCHRLKSQLDREGIGYEVVDIEQDPKAANFVMKVNGGNQTVPTLRFADGSALTNPSITQVKQHLATLNA, encoded by the coding sequence ATGCTGACGATGTATTCGACCTCGTGGTGCGGCTACTGCCACCGGCTGAAGTCGCAGCTCGACCGGGAGGGCATCGGGTACGAGGTGGTCGACATCGAGCAGGACCCGAAGGCCGCGAACTTCGTGATGAAGGTCAACGGCGGCAACCAGACCGTCCCGACCCTGCGCTTCGCCGACGGCAGCGCCCTCACCAACCCCTCGATCACCCAGGTCAAGCAGCAC